TTCAGATCCTAACGGGGCTTTCATTCTTTACAAATTTATTAGACTTTAATACAATTGCAGTAAAACCATTTTTAAAATATTATTCTTATTCAAATCTAATTTATTTTCTAATGATTTAGCCCTTCACTTAACAAAGAAAGAAACTCATCTTTTGAAAAAGGTTTGGATATATAATGGGTACAGCCTCCGCTTAACAATTTTTCTTTATCACCTGCCATAGCGTATGCTGTTACTGCTATTATTGAAATACTTTCGTATCCTTCTATTTTTTTTATTTCTTTGGCAGTTTCCAGACCATTTAGCTTACCTTTTAGATTAATATCCATTAAAATTATATCGTATTTTTTTTGCTTTACTAATTCAACTGCTGCTTCACCTTCGTCAATATATTCAATTCTATAAAAATTACTAACCATTGCTTTAATAACTTGTTGACTAACAATGTCGTCTTCGACATATAAAATTAATGGTTTATTATTTCTTTCTGTTTCAATTACATAATTTCCTTCTTTCGTTCCAATATCTGCTTTTTCACTTTTCCTAAATTCTGATTTTGTAATTGGGAACCTGACTTTAAATGTTGAACCGACGCCAACTTTACTTTCCACACTTATAGTTCCTTTCAGACTCTCTACATATTTCTTTACCAGTGTAAGCCCCAAACCCGTACCTTCATAACTTCTACCCCATCCTTCACTTGCCTGCCTGAAAGGCTCGAAAATAATTACCAGATTTTCTTCCTCTATTCCTATACCGGAATCTGCTACCAACAGTTCTGCATACAATTTTTCTTTGTCAATTATTTTATTAATTTCAACTGTTACTTTACCTTGGTGTGTATACTTAATTGCATTATTCACAAGGTTATTGTTGATGGAATCTAAAAGAACTTTATCCAAATTAGAAAATAATAATTCTTCCCCTGTAATTACTTTTAGTTCTATTCCTTTTGCCTCTGCAGATTTTTCAAATACTTTAACCAGGTTTGGAATGTAAGAAGTAAGTTCAATCTCTTCAAGATTCACAGCTAAAGATTCTGCTTCAATTTTAGATAAGTCCAGTATAAGGTTTAATGTATCTTTAAGCCTGGTTCCGCTGTCAAAAATTATACTTGCCTGCTCTTTTAACTCTACATCATCCAATTGCGTTTGAAGGATTTCCGCATAACCAAGTATTCCTATTAGCGGTGTTCTAAGTTCGTGACTCATATTAGCTAAAAAGCTGGATTTCAGCCGGTTCATTTCTTCCGCTTTTTCTTTTGCGTTTATTATCTCATCTTCGGCAAGTTTGCGTTCTGTTATGTCAATAAGAATACCAATACTTCCAATCAAATTACCAGCTTCATCATTCCATGGAAATGAATGATCCGATAGCCAAATCAATTTACCAGCTTTAGTTCTTAATTGATAATCAGCCTGCCACTCACCAGTCATTCCTTTCTGCCTGTCTTCTACAACTAAATCAATATTAACATTTTCAACATGGTATTTACAAATCTTCACTACTAAACTTTTTAAACCAATTTCATTAATTTCCTCCGGAGAATATCCGGTTAGTTTTTCTATTGCAGGATTCATGTAATCAAACATCATAGTATCATATTTAAGGCGGTATATAACATCGTTTGTTGCTTCAACTATAAACCGGTAACGTTCTTCACTTTCTCTTATTTGTTTTTCAGCCTGCATTCTTTTAAATGCAATTCCAATTGTAGAACCTATTTTTTCAAAGAACTCGATCATTTCCAATGTAAACCTGTTAGTGCGTTTATCATTAAATTGAAGCAAGCCTATAGCATTTCCTCCGGATTTTAGTGGAATTAAAGCAACAGATTCATAACCATCGCTGTTACATCTATTCCTTGTAGCCGTTTGAAGTTCTTTTTCCGAATATGTTGATAACAGTTCAGTAGTGCTGTTTGTCCAAAAGCTGCCACCATAGGTAAAAAATGAAAGTGAAGGATCGATTCGATTTGAAATTATATTACCGCACATACATTCCAAAAATGGTTTACCATCAGGAGCATATATAATTTCACCATCCAGGTTTCTGGCACATAAGAATCTTTCCTCTTCAACAAAATGTGCGGGAAATCCATTAGCAACAAAGTATGGATAATCTTCACCTTCTTTCAGGCGGATTGCGATGGCTTCAAATTCTGTGAATAATTTAGTCTCTTGTAGTATATCATCTATAATTTGCTGCCATTCATTTGGTCTGTTTAATATTGCTAATATTTTTGCAATAAAAACTTGTCTATCCTCTGCAAGTTTTCTCTTGGTAATATCACGGATGTTACATTGAATTACTTCGCTTCCATCAACTTGATAAACATTACTAACGAACTGAACGTAAATAGTTTTTCCATCGATAGTTTCAAACGGCAGATTTTCATATGCAATATATTTTTTCTCCTGCAATTCTTTAACGTTCAATATAGATGCAGCTTTATCTTTAATAAAACCAAGTTCCCACAAATGTTTGCCAATTATCTCCTCTTTAGAATATCCAAGAAGTTCAGTTAGGTATGGGTTGGAATCTACAATAATTCCTGTCTGGGCATTCAAAATTAATACTCCATCTCTGGCAGCTTCAAATAACCGGCGATATTGGATTTCAGATTTTATCATCGCTTCTTCCGTATGTTTGAGGACGGTGATGTCCCGCGCAGTTGAAAGAGCACCGGTAACATTATCGTTTTTATCTTTTAAAACACGGCACCACCAACTAAGCAATCGAATTTTGCCATCTA
The DNA window shown above is from Ignavibacteriales bacterium and carries:
- a CDS encoding PAS domain S-box protein, with amino-acid sequence MLRALLLEDSPQDVEIIRELLIDAGFDLDMDCTALEKEFVSLLRSNTYDVILADFKLPGFDGFGALRWAKEICPNVPLIFVSGTIGEETAVELLKLGAVDYVLKDRPIRLPYAIKRALVEAKEKETQRQAEEELRVALAKYKTLFDCLPLGITVSDELGNILETNPTAEKLLGIPQTEQNQRDIDSHEWRIVRLDGTPMPPDEYASVRALKQQCKVENVEMGIVKPDNMITWISVTATPVPLEGYGVVITYNDITERKRTDEALRILSLRQEAILASVPDIIMEVDNNKIYTWANPAGIEFFGNDVVGKEASYYFEGEQETYKYTQPLFNGSENIIYVESKQRRIDGKIRLLSWWCRVLKDKNDNVTGALSTARDITVLKHTEEAMIKSEIQYRRLFEAARDGVLILNAQTGIIVDSNPYLTELLGYSKEEIIGKHLWELGFIKDKAASILNVKELQEKKYIAYENLPFETIDGKTIYVQFVSNVYQVDGSEVIQCNIRDITKRKLAEDRQVFIAKILAILNRPNEWQQIIDDILQETKLFTEFEAIAIRLKEGEDYPYFVANGFPAHFVEEERFLCARNLDGEIIYAPDGKPFLECMCGNIISNRIDPSLSFFTYGGSFWTNSTTELLSTYSEKELQTATRNRCNSDGYESVALIPLKSGGNAIGLLQFNDKRTNRFTLEMIEFFEKIGSTIGIAFKRMQAEKQIRESEERYRFIVEATNDVIYRLKYDTMMFDYMNPAIEKLTGYSPEEINEIGLKSLVVKICKYHVENVNIDLVVEDRQKGMTGEWQADYQLRTKAGKLIWLSDHSFPWNDEAGNLIGSIGILIDITERKLAEDEIINAKEKAEEMNRLKSSFLANMSHELRTPLIGILGYAEILQTQLDDVELKEQASIIFDSGTRLKDTLNLILDLSKIEAESLAVNLEEIELTSYIPNLVKVFEKSAEAKGIELKVITGEELLFSNLDKVLLDSINNNLVNNAIKYTHQGKVTVEINKIIDKEKLYAELLVADSGIGIEEENLVIIFEPFRQASEGWGRSYEGTGLGLTLVKKYVESLKGTISVESKVGVGSTFKVRFPITKSEFRKSEKADIGTKEGNYVIETERNNKPLILYVEDDIVSQQVIKAMVSNFYRIEYIDEGEAAVELVKQKKYDIILMDINLKGKLNGLETAKEIKKIEGYESISIIAVTAYAMAGDKEKLLSGGCTHYISKPFSKDEFLSLLSEGLNH